A segment of the Candidatus Synechococcus calcipolaris G9 genome:
CGATGGTTATTTAAAACGTCTTTAGAGCAGAGAATATGGTCAAGGCAGATAAAAATTTAAAAAAATTGACCTTAGTAATGCTGAGTTATAATAGGCAACTCTATGCATTACGAAATATGAGATTTTGGTCTGGAAAAGAAGTTTTCCTTCATGTTATTGATGGTACATCATATCCTATTGATAATAATGATTTACTTATTTTTTCCGATAATATTTTCTATCATCATATTCCCCTTTCTTGTCAGGAACGCCTTGGCTATGCTGTTCAATTTTTGGCTACTGATTATGTGGCTTTAATTGGAGATGATGAGTTTTTCCTTGAAACTAGTTTACTTGCTTCGATTAATGAACTAGAAAATGATCATACACTTGTTGCATGTATGGGCTTGGCAATAGGCTTTCAATATAATTCCAGTGATAACAGTATTATTGCTTCATCGATATATGAGTCCCTTAAGGATCATAGTATTCAGTCTGAAGATCCCTGTCAACGAATGATAGATCATATGAGTCAATATATCTGTTCGACAATATATTCAGTCGTAAGACGTGAAGTTTGGATTCGCGCATTTCAAGCTAATATTAATTATGAATTTCCAATATTCGCTATTGGTGAGT
Coding sequences within it:
- a CDS encoding TIGR00180 family glycosyltransferase translates to MVKADKNLKKLTLVMLSYNRQLYALRNMRFWSGKEVFLHVIDGTSYPIDNNDLLIFSDNIFYHHIPLSCQERLGYAVQFLATDYVALIGDDEFFLETSLLASINELENDHTLVACMGLAIGFQYNSSDNSIIASSIYESLKDHSIQSEDPCQRMIDHMSQYICSTIYSVVRREVWIRAFQANINYEFPIFAIGELQFELSVVYFGKSKIIPYLHWLRSFENPSISNSEDISLSRNNQFHEWWLAPEKNDFREDFINHTLLPLLDAKTNENEKIKIKSAIKKAMDNYSNLCTNNLKKNNITNSSKSIFKSITPFKYLWGIMRKIKEKIYLIFDFNKFQKDKITLRKMCQQLSDQGIYVKIDEIDRVESSIRCFYEKSEK